From Ipomoea triloba cultivar NCNSP0323 chromosome 5, ASM357664v1, the proteins below share one genomic window:
- the LOC116019356 gene encoding mechanosensitive ion channel protein 2, chloroplastic-like, translating into MQAVDSFKLSHDLGICNNWRHHRFSVQKQYHWSIHIAKRLQFQRHSLQYRYYQFRCNSLLTPSQPVDIPCIKNVVVTLTRPCNCLQISSLFLKLIPAVGTIVFGIWGLGPLLHQSRNVFLQKSDSSWGKSGTYRFMTSYLQPLVLWTGAMLFCRALDPMVLPTEASQIVKQRLLNFIRSLSTVLAFAYCLSSVIQQVQKFFMATIDPTDTKNMGFQFAGTAVYSAVWIAAVSLFMELLGFSTQKLLTAGGLGTVMLTLAGREILTNFLSGVMIHATRPFVVNDVIHTKIEGCEVSGAVEHIGWWSPTIIRGEDREAVYIPNHQFTVNIVRNLSRKSHWRIKTHLAISHLDFNKINNIVADMRKVLAKNPQIEQKKLHKRVFLENINPENQALMILVSCFVKTSRVEEYLCVKEAMLLDLLRVIRHHQARLATPIHTVQRVSDEDLGYIPYVDPAYHGAASSKRPMLLPERHYKFKGDQTKPTSVQENGEGDTKTTEQATHDKKPGIANRVAHSKFHDVDDVMEDHKGTNKTSSDAEQHSNATLKATSETTSKTDQKSGIVSSSDSGDPQDISVNKQQKKLSRGSVLSATLPESRREALTSQPSSKPALEDNIVLGVALQGSKQTLPIKEGIKPSPYQAEAKELAISHSSNGSIVAKPDKQENHQYPDSSSITTVD; encoded by the exons TACTATCAGTTTAGGTGTAATTCATTATTAACACCAAGTCAACCTGTTGACATTCCATGTATAAAGAATGTTGTTGTAACATTAACAAG ACCTTGTAATTGTTTACAAATTAGCAGTCTTTTTCTTAAGTTGATTCCAGCAGTTGGTACGATTGTTTTTGGTATATGGGGTCTAGGACCACTCCTACACCAAAGTAGAAATGTATTCCTTCAG AAGAGTGACAGTAGTTGGGGCAAGAGTGGCACATATCGCTTTATGACCTCTTACCTTCAACCTTTGGTGTTGTGGACTGGAGCAATGCTATTCTGCAG AGCATTGGATCCAATGGTGCTTCCAACAGAAGCTAGCCAAATTGTTAAGCAACGACTTCTGAATTTTATCAGATCACTATCGACAGTATTAGCTTTTGCTTATTGTTTATCTAG TGTAATTCAGCAGGTGCAAAAGTTTTTCATGGCTACGATTGATCCCACTGATACTAAAAAT ATGGGATTCCAGTTTGCAGGAACAGCTGTATACTCTGCAGTATGGATAGCAGCAGTGTCATTGTTTATGGAGTTGCTAGGTTTCTCTACCCAGAAGTTGCTAACTGCTGGAGGGCTTGGGACAGTCATGCTGACTCTTGCTGGTCGTGAG ATCCTCACCAATTTCCTTTCTGGCGTAATGATCCATGCAACTCGGCCATTTGTCGTGAATGATGTGATTCATACTAAGATTGAAGGCTGTGAGGTCTCTGGAGCTGTTGAG CACATAGGTTGGTGGTCACCAACAATTATAAGAGGTGAAGATCGTGAAGCTGTTTATATTCCAAACCACCAGTTCACAGTTAATATTGTGAGGAATCTTAGCCGTAAAAGCCATTGGCGTATAAAAACTCACCTGGCTATCAGTCATCTGGATTTCAATAAGATTAAT AATATTGTTGCTGACATGCGGAAAGTTTTGGCAAAGAATCCTCAAATAGAACAAAAGAAGTTGCATAAAAGAGTATTTCTGGAAAATATTAACCCTGAAAACCAGGCCCTGATG ATCCTGGTATCTTGCTTTGTTAAGACCTCACGCGTAGAAGAGTACCTCTGTGTCAAG GAAGCAATGCTGTTGGATCTACTCAGAGTTATTCGACACCACCAAGCTCGACTCGCTACTCCCATCCACACGGTGCAGAGAGTTAGCGATGAAGACTTAGGTTACATTCCATATGTTGATCCTGCCTATCATGGAGCAGCATCATCAAAGCGTCCAATGCTACTTCCTGAGCGCCATTATAAATTCAAGGGAGATCAGACAAAACCCACATCAGTGCAAGAAAATGGTGAGGGTGACACCAAGACTACTGAGCAGGCAACACATGACAAGAAACCTGGTATCGCGAATAGAGTAgctcattccaaatttcatgatgTTGATGATGTCATGGAAGACCATAAAGGTACAAACAAAACTTCATCTGATGCCGAGCAGCACAGTAATGCAACACTGAAAGCAACCTCAGAAACAACCTCCAAAACCGACCAAAAGTCTGGTATTGTGTCAAGTTCTGATTCTGGTGATCCACAAGACATCTCCGTCAACAAACAGCAAAAGAAACTAAGTAGGGGAAGTGTTCTTTCGGCCACATTGCCAGAGAGTAGAAGAGAAGCATTAACGTCACAGCCATCATCAAAGCCAGCCTTAGAAGACAATATAGTTCTTGGTGTTGCTCTGCAGGGTTCAAAACAAACCCTCCCCATCAAAGAGGGGATAAAGCCATCCCCATACCAGGCAGAAGCGAAGGAACTTGCTATTTCTCATAGTAGCAATGGCTCCATCGTTGCAAAACCAGATAAGCAAGAGAATCATCAATATCCAGACAGTTCGAGTATTACGACTGTTGATTAG